The Streptomyces nitrosporeus genome includes a window with the following:
- a CDS encoding aldehyde dehydrogenase family protein: MSDSRLTVFKTYKLYVGGKFPRSESGRVYKVSDPEGKWLANVPQSSRKDARDAVVAARKAFGGWSGATAYNRGQILYRVAEMLEGRREQFAREVADAEGLAESEAEAVVDAAVDRWVWYAGWTDKIGQVVGGANPVAGPFFNLSTPEPTGVVAVLAPQESSLLGLVSVIAPVIATGNTAVVVASAARPLPALSLGEVLATSDLPGGVVNILSGRTAELAAPLASHQDVNAIDLTGAAGDAASAKELEAAAADNLKRVRRPRPANGGGDGEDWTADPGTHRLTAFLETKTVWHPTGALGAAGSSY, translated from the coding sequence ATGTCTGACAGCCGACTGACCGTCTTCAAGACCTACAAGCTGTACGTCGGGGGCAAGTTCCCCCGCTCCGAGAGCGGCCGGGTGTACAAGGTGTCGGATCCCGAGGGCAAGTGGCTGGCCAACGTCCCGCAGTCCTCCCGCAAGGACGCCCGGGACGCCGTCGTGGCGGCCCGGAAGGCCTTCGGCGGGTGGTCGGGCGCGACCGCGTACAACCGGGGCCAGATCCTCTACCGCGTGGCGGAGATGCTGGAGGGCCGCCGGGAGCAGTTCGCCCGGGAGGTCGCGGACGCCGAGGGGCTGGCGGAGTCCGAGGCGGAAGCCGTGGTGGACGCGGCGGTCGACCGCTGGGTCTGGTACGCGGGCTGGACCGACAAGATCGGCCAGGTCGTGGGCGGGGCGAACCCGGTCGCGGGCCCGTTCTTCAACCTCTCCACCCCCGAACCCACCGGTGTGGTCGCGGTGCTGGCCCCGCAGGAGTCCTCCCTGCTGGGCCTGGTGTCGGTGATCGCCCCGGTGATCGCCACCGGCAACACGGCGGTCGTCGTCGCCTCGGCCGCCCGGCCGCTGCCCGCGCTCTCGCTGGGTGAGGTGCTGGCCACCTCGGACCTGCCGGGCGGCGTGGTCAACATCCTCTCCGGGCGCACGGCGGAGCTGGCCGCCCCGCTCGCCTCCCACCAGGACGTCAACGCCATCGACCTCACGGGGGCGGCGGGTGACGCCGCGTCCGCGAAGGAGCTGGAAGCCGCCGCGGCGGACAACCTGAAGCGCGTCCGGCGCCCCCGGCCCGCGAACGGGGGCGGCGACGGCGAGGACTGGACGGCCGACCCCGGTACGCACCGGCTGACGGCCTTCCTGGAGACCAAGACGGTCTGGCACCCGACGGGCGCGCTGGGCGCCGCCGGGTCCTCGTACTGA
- a CDS encoding uridine kinase — protein MSSQPIPTRVVLLTGPSGSGKSSLAARTGLPVLRLDDFYKEGNDPTLPQVTGSTDIDWDSVRSWDADAAVAAISELCRSGRTDVPLYDIATSSRTGHEILDIERTPLFVAEGIFAADIVARCQRLGLLADALCLRGRPSTTFRRRLLRDLREGRKSIPFLLRRGWRLMRAERRIVARQTALGAHPCGKEEALGRLAAAAAGRCRRAPVEAPAPEWSGHAP, from the coding sequence GTGAGTTCCCAACCGATCCCCACTCGCGTCGTCCTGCTCACCGGCCCCTCCGGCTCGGGCAAGTCGTCCCTCGCGGCCCGCACCGGGCTCCCGGTGCTGCGTCTGGACGACTTCTACAAGGAGGGCAACGATCCGACCCTCCCGCAGGTCACCGGCAGCACCGACATCGACTGGGACTCGGTACGGTCCTGGGACGCGGACGCCGCCGTCGCGGCGATCTCCGAACTGTGCCGGAGCGGCCGCACGGACGTCCCGCTCTACGACATCGCGACGAGCTCCCGCACCGGCCACGAGATCCTCGACATCGAGCGCACCCCGCTGTTCGTGGCCGAGGGCATCTTCGCGGCGGACATCGTGGCCCGCTGCCAGCGGCTCGGCCTGCTCGCGGACGCCCTGTGCCTGCGCGGCCGCCCCTCGACGACCTTCCGCCGCCGGCTGCTGCGCGACCTGCGCGAGGGCCGCAAGTCGATACCCTTCCTGCTCCGCCGCGGCTGGCGCCTGATGCGCGCCGAACGCCGCATCGTGGCCCGCCAGACGGCCCTGGGGGCCCACCCCTGCGGCAAGGAGGAGGCCCTGGGCCGGCTCGCCGCCGCGGCGGCGGGCCGCTGCCGCCGGGCGCCGGTGGAAGCGCCCGCCCCGGAGTGGAGCGGCCACGCGCCGTGA
- a CDS encoding SigE family RNA polymerase sigma factor, translating to MNALHGTTSSAVATRLHDAGRSQEKSGAQGGRGCFRGTGRQHASHLTMVDVSTGGNGGRAGSAAHGGNACGEGSGERRPLARAEDAEEAFTAYVQERRASLYATAYHLTGDRFEAEDLLQSALFSTYRAWDRITDKAAVGGYLRRTMTNLHISAWRRRKLNEYPTEELPETVGDTDAMRGTELRAVLWQALARLPEPQRTMLVLRYYEGRTDPEIASILGISVGTVKSSIWRSLRRLREDEVLSFGRDQEESFGELVA from the coding sequence ATGAACGCACTGCACGGCACCACCTCGAGCGCGGTTGCCACGCGCCTCCACGACGCCGGCCGGAGCCAGGAGAAGTCCGGTGCCCAGGGAGGGCGGGGGTGCTTCCGCGGCACCGGGCGCCAGCACGCGTCGCACCTGACGATGGTCGACGTGTCCACGGGGGGGAACGGGGGCCGCGCCGGAAGCGCGGCCCACGGGGGAAACGCGTGCGGGGAGGGCTCGGGGGAGCGGAGGCCCCTGGCGCGCGCCGAGGACGCCGAAGAGGCGTTCACGGCGTACGTCCAGGAGCGCCGCGCCTCCCTGTACGCGACCGCCTACCACCTGACCGGTGACCGGTTCGAGGCCGAGGACCTGCTGCAGAGCGCCCTCTTCTCGACGTACCGGGCATGGGACAGGATCACGGACAAGGCGGCGGTCGGCGGATACCTCCGCCGCACCATGACGAACCTGCACATCAGCGCCTGGCGCAGGCGCAAGCTCAACGAGTACCCGACCGAGGAGCTCCCGGAGACGGTGGGCGACACGGACGCGATGCGCGGCACGGAACTGCGGGCGGTCCTCTGGCAGGCGCTCGCCCGGCTGCCCGAACCCCAGCGCACCATGCTGGTCCTGCGCTACTACGAGGGCCGCACGGACCCGGAGATCGCGTCCATCCTCGGCATCAGTGTGGGCACGGTGAAGTCCAGCATCTGGCGGTCGCTCCGCCGGCTGCGTGAGGACGAGGTCCTCAGCTTCGGCCGTGACCAGGAGGAGTCCTTCGGCGAGCTGGTGGCCTGA
- the afsQ1 gene encoding two-component system response regulator AfsQ1, producing the protein MPFLLLIEDDDAIRTALELSLSRQGHRVATAATGEDGLELLREQRPDLVVLDVMLPGIDGFEVCRRIRRTDQLPIILLTARSDDIDVVVGLESGADDYVVKPVQGRVLDARIRAVLRRGERESTDSATFGSVVIDRSAMTVTKNGEDLQLTPTELRLLLELSRRPGQALSRQQLLRLVWEHDYLGDSRLVDACVQRLRAKVEDVPSSPTLIRTVRGVGYRLDSPQ; encoded by the coding sequence GTGCCTTTCCTGTTGCTGATCGAGGACGACGACGCCATCCGCACGGCCCTCGAACTCTCGCTGTCACGCCAGGGCCACCGTGTGGCCACCGCGGCGACGGGAGAGGACGGCCTGGAGCTGCTCCGGGAGCAGCGGCCCGACCTGGTCGTGCTGGACGTGATGCTGCCCGGGATCGACGGCTTCGAGGTCTGCCGCCGCATCCGGCGCACCGACCAGCTGCCGATCATCCTGCTGACCGCGCGCAGTGACGACATCGACGTGGTGGTGGGGCTGGAGTCCGGCGCCGACGACTACGTGGTGAAGCCCGTGCAGGGCCGGGTGCTGGACGCCCGTATCCGGGCGGTGCTGCGCCGCGGTGAGCGTGAGTCCACCGATTCGGCGACCTTCGGCAGTGTGGTCATCGACCGTTCGGCGATGACCGTCACGAAGAACGGCGAGGACCTCCAGCTCACGCCGACGGAGCTGCGCCTCCTGCTCGAACTGAGCCGCAGGCCCGGCCAGGCGCTGTCCCGGCAGCAGTTGCTGCGGCTGGTGTGGGAGCACGACTACCTGGGCGACTCCCGGCTGGTGGACGCCTGCGTCCAGCGGCTGCGGGCGAAGGTGGAGGACGTGCCGTCCTCGCCGACGCTGATCCGTACCGTGCGCGGTGTGGGTTACCGGCTGGACTCGCCTCAGTGA
- a CDS encoding sensor histidine kinase codes for MSGPDGPARRSVLAGLRWTSLRVRVLIVFALVALVAAVSASGIAYWLNREAVLTRTQDAALGDFRRQMQNGAASLPMEPTGPELRSAAERMADSSPGYHVLLTGTHDGKPVVASSDLDAFTKLDVPESLQKQVNKKQPLKNGNSHEYHLFWQRTTIRGTPYLVAGTKIIGGGPAGYMLKSLDQEREDLNSLAWSLGVATALALIGSALLAQGAATTVLRPVQRLGDAARKLGEGKLDTRLVVSGTDELADLSRTFNRAAGSLEKQVADMSAREESSRRFVADMSHELRTPLTAITAVAEVLEDEADNLDPMIAPAVHLVVSETRRLNDLVENLMEVTRFDAGTARLVLDTVDVADQVTACIDARAWLDAVDLDAERGLMARLDPRRLDVILANLIGNALKHGGSPVRVAVRADEDELTIEVRDHGPGIPEEVLPHVFDRFYKASASRPRSEGSGLGLSIAVENAHIHGGDITAHNSPDGRGAVFVLRLPRDAERLAGGAERAGGEQAGGDRGAHGKDGAK; via the coding sequence GTGAGCGGTCCGGACGGTCCCGCGAGGCGTTCGGTACTCGCGGGTCTCCGCTGGACGAGCCTGCGGGTCCGTGTGCTGATCGTGTTCGCCCTGGTGGCCCTGGTGGCCGCGGTGTCCGCGTCGGGCATCGCCTACTGGCTCAACCGTGAGGCCGTGCTGACCCGCACGCAGGACGCGGCGCTCGGTGACTTCCGCCGCCAGATGCAGAACGGGGCGGCCTCCCTCCCGATGGAGCCGACGGGCCCCGAACTGCGGTCCGCCGCGGAGCGGATGGCGGACAGCAGTCCCGGTTACCACGTGCTGCTGACCGGCACCCATGACGGCAAGCCGGTCGTCGCCTCGTCCGACCTGGACGCGTTCACCAAGCTGGACGTGCCCGAGTCGCTGCAGAAGCAGGTGAACAAGAAGCAGCCGCTGAAGAACGGCAACTCCCACGAGTACCACCTGTTCTGGCAGCGTACGACCATCCGCGGCACGCCCTACCTGGTGGCCGGCACGAAGATCATCGGTGGGGGCCCGGCCGGGTACATGCTGAAGTCCCTCGACCAGGAGCGTGAGGACCTGAACTCGCTGGCCTGGTCCCTCGGGGTCGCGACGGCGCTCGCCCTGATCGGTTCGGCACTGCTCGCGCAGGGCGCCGCGACGACCGTGCTGCGGCCGGTCCAGCGGCTGGGCGACGCCGCCCGGAAGCTGGGCGAGGGCAAGCTGGACACCCGTCTCGTGGTCTCCGGGACCGACGAACTGGCCGATCTCTCCCGTACGTTCAACAGGGCGGCCGGATCGCTGGAGAAGCAGGTCGCGGACATGAGTGCCCGTGAGGAGTCCAGCCGCCGGTTCGTCGCCGACATGTCGCACGAGCTGCGCACCCCGCTGACGGCGATCACCGCGGTCGCGGAGGTGCTGGAGGACGAGGCGGACAACCTGGACCCGATGATCGCCCCGGCCGTGCATCTGGTGGTCAGCGAGACCCGGCGGCTGAACGACCTGGTCGAGAACCTCATGGAGGTCACCCGTTTCGACGCGGGTACGGCCCGGCTGGTCCTGGACACGGTGGACGTCGCGGACCAGGTGACCGCCTGTATCGACGCCCGCGCCTGGCTGGACGCGGTCGATCTGGACGCCGAGCGCGGTCTGATGGCCCGGCTCGATCCGCGCCGGCTGGACGTCATCCTGGCCAACCTGATCGGCAACGCGCTCAAGCACGGCGGCTCGCCGGTCCGGGTGGCCGTGCGGGCCGACGAGGACGAGCTGACCATCGAGGTGCGCGACCACGGACCGGGCATCCCCGAAGAGGTCCTGCCGCACGTCTTCGACCGCTTCTACAAGGCGAGTGCCTCCCGGCCGCGCTCCGAGGGCAGCGGACTGGGCCTGTCCATCGCGGTGGAGAACGCCCACATCCACGGGGGTGACATCACGGCGCACAACTCGCCGGACGGCAGGGGCGCGGTGTTCGTCCTGCGGCTGCCGCGGGACGCGGAGCGGCTCGCCGGGGGCGCGGAGCGGGCGGGCGGGGAGCAGGCGGGCGGGGACCGCGGGGCGCACGGGAAGGACGGCGCGAAGTGA